In Euphorbia lathyris chromosome 10, ddEupLath1.1, whole genome shotgun sequence, a single genomic region encodes these proteins:
- the LOC136208677 gene encoding probable E3 ubiquitin-protein ligase ARI2, which produces MWMEDYGESDDEYYYSDDRDSLDGLENEESDLHWAPPKGTTTKIITKKSLLAAQREDLRRVMELLSLREHHARTLLIHYRWDVERLLAVFVEKGKSYLFSEAGVTLVEQLDMDSPLTSSSTITCDICIEDVSAAKVTRMDCGHCFCNDCWTEHFIVKINEGQSRRIRCMAHKCNAICDEASVRNLVSKRHPDLAEKFDRFLLESYIEDNKMVKWCPSTPHCGNAIRVEEDECCEVECSCGVQFCFSCLSETHSPCSCLMWELWSKKCRDESETVNWITVHTKPCPKCHKPVEKNGGCNLVSCICGQAFCWLCGGATGRDHTWSRISGHSCGRYKEDKEKQTERAKRDLYRYMHYHNRYKAHTDSFKLESKLKETILEKVSISEERESRLRDFSWVTNGLHRLFRSRRVLSYSYPFAFYMFGEELFKDEMTLEEREIKQNLFEDQQQQLESNVEKLSKFLEEPFDQYTDDKVMEIRMQVINLSTIIDTLCKKMYECIEGDLLGRLQLGTHNIAPYRSKGIEKASELSSCWSSKVNASDNFLASDGDTSGGTKKRDRASGSRSSDGSGCSSKKHARKEGGGFFDLNLPAEIIDRN; this is translated from the exons ATGTGGATGGAGGATTATGGAGAGAGTGACGATGAGTACTATTACTCTGATGATCGAGATTCTCTCGACGGTCTCGAGAATGAGGAATCCGATTTACATTGGGCCCCTCCTAAGGGTACCACTACCAAG ATAATCACTAAAAAATCACTCTTGGCGGCTCAG AGGGAAGATTTGCGCAGAGTAATGGAGCTGTTATCATTGAGAGAACACCATGCTAGGACCTTGTTGATACATTACCGTTGGGATGTAGAAAGGCTGTTGGCTGTATTTGTCGAGAAAGGGAAATCATACTTGTTCTCAGAAGCAGGTGTTACATTGGTAGAGCAACTTGATATGGATTCACCACTGACTTCGTCTTCTACAATAACATGTGATATTTGCATAGAGGATGTATCTGCTGCTAAGGTTACAAGAATGGACTGTGGCCATTGCTTTTGCAATGATT gTTGGACGGAGCACTTTATTGTGAAGATAAACGAGGGTCAGAGCAGGCGCATCCGATGCATGGCACACAAATGTAATGCCATCTGTGATGAGGCTTCTGTCAGAAATCTAGTCAGTAAAAGGCATCCTGATTTAGCTGAGAAATTCGATCGATTTCTTCTTGAATCATACATTGAAGACAATAAAATGGTTAAATGGTGCCCAAGCACTCCCCACTGTGGGAATGCTATTCGAGTTGAGGAGGATGAGTGTTGCGAGGTAGAATGTTCTTGTGGTGTACAGTTTTGCTTCAGTTGCTTATCTGAAACGCACTCTCCTTGCTCATGTTTGATGTGGGAACTTTGGAGCAAGAAATGCCGAGATGAATCTGAAACAGTTAATTGGATTACAGTTCATACAAAGCCTTGTCCTAAGTGTCACAAACCAGTTGAAAAGAATGGTGGATGCAACCTTGTGAGCTGTATTTGTGGTCAAGCATTTTG TTGGCTCTGTGGTGGAGCTACTGGCAGAGATCATACATGGTCAAGAATATCTGGTCATAGTTGTGGTCGATATAAAGAAGACAAAGAAAAGCAAACAGAAAGGGCAAAACGAGATCTCTATCGGTACATGCACTATCATAATCGCTACAAGGCTCATACAGATTCTTTTAAGCTTGAAAGTAAACTCAAGGAGACAATCCTGGAGAAGGTGTCAATATCAGAAGAGAGAGAATCTAGACTTAGAGATTTCAGCTGGGTAACTAATGGACTCCATAGGCTTTTCAGATCCAGACGGGTTCTTTCATATTCATACCCTTTTGCTTTTTATATGTTTGGTGAAGAGCTGTTCAAGGATGAGATGACATTGGAGGAAAGGGAAATTAAGCAGAATCTATTTGAGGATCAGCAACAGCAGCTTGAATCAAATGTTGAAAAGCTCTCAAAGTTCCTTGAGGAGCCCTTTGATCAGTATACTGATGATAAAGTTATGGAGATAAGGATGCAAGTCATTAATCTATCTACCATCATAGATACTCTTTGTAAGAAAAT GTATGAGTGCATAGAAGGCGATTTATTGGGTCGTCTTCAACTTGGTACTCACAATATAGCACCCTACAGGTCAAAAGGCATTGAGAAGGCATCTGAGCTTTCTTCTTGTTGGAGCAGTAAAGTCAATGCTAGTGATAATTTTCTAGCTTCAGATGGAGATACCAGTG GTGGGACAAAAAAACGGGATAGAGCTTCAGGGTCTAGGAGTTCAGATGGTAGTGGGTGTTCTTCTAAGAAACATGCTAGAAAGGAAGGTGGTGGCTTTTTTGATCTGAACCTGCCAGCGGAGATAATTGATAGAAACTGA